The following are encoded in a window of Mycobacterium decipiens genomic DNA:
- the dnaA gene encoding chromosomal replication initiator protein DnaA: MTDDPGSGFTTVWNAVVSELNGDPKADGGPGNGATLTTPLTPQQRAWLNLVQPLTIVEGFALLSVPSSFVQNEIERHLRTPITDALSRRLGHQIQLGVRIAPASTDETSDGAFPPADPLSEDPAVASPDTTNDVDEIEDNGAPLDGAQQSWPSYFTERPHSTDSATPGGTSLNRRYTFDTFVIGASNRFAHAAALAIAEAPARAYNPLFIWGESGLGKTHLLHAAGNYAQRLFPGMRVKYVSTEEFTNDFINSLRDDRRVAFKRSYRDVDVLLVDDIQFIEGKEGIQEEFFHTFNTLHNANKQIVISSDRPPKQLATLEDRLRTRFEWGLITDVQPPELETRIAILRKKAQMERLAVPDDVLELIASSIERNIRELEGALIRVTAFASLNKTPIDKALAEIVLRDLIADATTMQISAATIMAATAEYFDTTVEELRGPGKTRALAQSRQIAMYLCRELTDLSLPKIGQAFGRDHTTVMYAQRKILSEMAERREVFDHVKELTTRIRQRSKR, translated from the coding sequence TTGACCGATGACCCCGGTTCAGGTTTCACCACCGTGTGGAACGCGGTTGTCTCCGAACTTAACGGCGACCCCAAGGCTGACGGCGGACCCGGCAATGGCGCTACCCTCACCACTCCGCTGACCCCCCAGCAAAGAGCCTGGCTCAATCTTGTCCAACCGCTGACCATCGTCGAGGGGTTCGCTCTGCTGTCGGTGCCGAGCAGCTTCGTCCAAAACGAGATTGAACGTCATCTGCGTACCCCGATTACCGACGCGCTCAGCCGACGACTCGGGCACCAAATACAACTCGGGGTCCGCATTGCTCCCGCCTCGACCGACGAAACCAGCGACGGCGCGTTCCCGCCAGCCGACCCACTGTCCGAGGATCCCGCCGTCGCGTCACCGGACACAACCAACGACGTCGACGAGATCGAGGACAACGGTGCACCCCTCGATGGTGCTCAGCAGAGTTGGCCGAGTTACTTCACCGAACGTCCGCACAGCACCGATTCAGCCACACCCGGCGGAACCAGCCTGAACCGTCGGTACACGTTCGATACGTTCGTCATCGGCGCCTCCAATCGATTCGCACATGCCGCGGCCCTGGCAATCGCCGAGGCACCTGCCCGCGCCTACAACCCCCTGTTCATCTGGGGTGAGTCCGGGCTCGGCAAGACGCACCTCCTCCACGCGGCGGGGAATTACGCCCAGCGACTCTTCCCGGGCATGCGGGTCAAGTACGTCTCCACCGAGGAATTCACCAACGACTTCATCAACTCGCTGCGCGACGACCGCCGGGTTGCCTTCAAACGCAGCTACCGCGACGTCGATGTGCTGCTCGTCGATGACATCCAGTTCATCGAAGGTAAAGAGGGTATCCAGGAAGAGTTCTTTCACACCTTCAACACGCTGCACAACGCCAACAAGCAGATCGTCATCTCATCCGACCGCCCGCCCAAACAGCTCGCCACCCTCGAAGACCGGCTCAGGACGCGCTTCGAGTGGGGGCTGATCACCGACGTACAGCCCCCTGAGCTGGAGACCCGCATTGCCATCCTGCGCAAGAAGGCACAGATGGAGCGACTCGCGGTGCCCGACGATGTCCTCGAACTCATCGCCAGCAGCATTGAACGCAATATCCGCGAACTCGAGGGCGCGCTGATCCGAGTCACCGCGTTTGCCTCATTGAACAAGACGCCGATCGACAAGGCGCTGGCCGAGATCGTGCTTCGCGACCTCATCGCCGATGCCACCACCATGCAGATCAGCGCGGCCACCATCATGGCCGCCACCGCCGAATACTTCGACACCACGGTCGAAGAGCTCCGCGGGCCGGGTAAGACCCGAGCACTGGCTCAGTCACGGCAGATTGCGATGTACCTGTGCCGTGAGCTCACCGATCTCTCGTTGCCCAAGATCGGCCAGGCGTTCGGCCGCGATCACACCACGGTCATGTACGCCCAACGCAAGATCCTGTCCGAGATGGCCGAACGCCGTGAGGTCTTTGATCACGTCAAAGAACTCACCACTCGCATCCGCCAGCGCTCCAAGCGCTGA
- the dnaN gene encoding DNA polymerase III subunit beta, translating into MDAATTRVGLTDLKFRLVRESFADAVSWVAKNLPARPAVPVLAGVLLTGSDDGLTISGFDYEVSAEAQIAAEIASPGSVLVSGRLLSDITRALPNKPVDFYVDGNRVALTCGSARFSLPTMAVEDYPTLPTLPEETGLLPAELFAEAISQVAIAAGRDDTLPMLTGIRVEISGSTVVLAATDRFRLAVRELTWSALSPDVETAVLVPAKTLAEAAKAGIDGTEVRLSLGAGMAVGKDGLLGISGNGKRSTTRLLDAEFPKFRQLLPTEHTAVATMDVAELTEAIKLVALVADRGAQVRMEFADGTLRLSAGADDVGRAEEDLAVDYAGEPLTIAFNPTYLTDGLNSLRSERVSFGFTTPGKPALLRPVSKDDDGVAGLADSKGPFPAVSTDYVYLLMPVRLPG; encoded by the coding sequence ATGGACGCGGCTACGACAAGAGTTGGCCTCACCGACTTGAAATTTCGTTTGGTCCGAGAGTCTTTCGCAGATGCGGTGTCCTGGGTTGCCAAGAACTTGCCGGCCAGGCCCGCGGTGCCGGTGCTCGCCGGAGTGTTGCTGACCGGCTCGGATGACGGCTTGACGATTTCCGGGTTCGATTACGAGGTTTCCGCGGAAGCACAGATCGCCGCCGAAATTGCCTCTCCTGGAAGCGTTTTGGTCTCCGGCCGGTTGCTATCCGACATTACCAGAGCATTGCCGAACAAACCCGTCGACTTTTATGTCGACGGCAACCGGGTCGCATTGACCTGCGGTAGCGCCAGATTTTCGCTACCCACGATGGCGGTCGAGGATTACCCCACACTGCCGACGTTGCCGGAAGAGACTGGATTGTTGCCTGCGGAATTGTTCGCCGAGGCGATCAGTCAGGTCGCCATCGCGGCCGGTCGTGACGACACGCTGCCTATGCTGACCGGCATACGGGTCGAGATTTCCGGTTCGACCGTGGTTTTGGCCGCTACCGACAGGTTTCGCCTGGCAGTTCGTGAACTGACCTGGTCGGCGTTGTCGCCGGACGTCGAAACAGCGGTGTTGGTGCCGGCCAAGACGTTGGCCGAGGCCGCGAAAGCCGGTATCGACGGCACCGAGGTTCGGCTGTCGTTGGGCGCCGGGATGGCGGTCGGCAAGGATGGGCTGCTCGGTATCAGCGGTAACGGCAAGCGCAGCACAACGCGACTTCTCGATGCCGAGTTCCCGAAGTTCCGGCAGTTGTTGCCGACCGAACACACCGCGGTGGCCACCATGGACGTGGCGGAGTTGACCGAAGCGATCAAGCTGGTTGCGTTGGTGGCAGACCGCGGTGCGCAGGTGCGCATGGAGTTCGCCGACGGCACCCTACGGCTGTCTGCGGGTGCCGATGACGTAGGACGAGCCGAGGAAGATCTTGCCGTCGATTACGCCGGTGAACCGTTGACGATCGCGTTCAACCCGACCTATCTGACGGATGGTTTGAATTCGTTGCGCTCGGAGCGAGTGTCCTTTGGATTCACTACCCCGGGCAAGCCGGCGTTGTTGCGCCCAGTGTCGAAGGACGATGACGGTGTTGCTGGCTTAGCCGACAGCAAGGGCCCCTTCCCCGCGGTGTCGACAGACTACGTCTATTTGTTGATGCCGGTTCGGTTGCCGGGTTGA
- the recF gene encoding DNA replication/repair protein RecF (All proteins in this family for which functions are known are DNA-binding proteins that assist the filamentation of RecA onto DNA for the initiation of recombination or recombinational repair.), producing the protein MYVRQLGLRDFRSWECADLELHPGRTVFVGPNGFGKTNLVEALWYSTTLGSHRVGTDVPLIRVGADRAVISTIVVNDGRECAIDLEIAAGRANKARLNRSPVRSTREVVGVLRAVLFAPEDLGLVRGDPAERRRYLDDLAVVRRPAIAAVRADYDRVLRQRTALLKSAAGARYRGDRGVLDTLDVWDGRLAEHGAELMAARIELVNQLAPEVEKAYQLLAPESRPASIGYRASMDATGHMGVDRESLETGLLAALTARRDAELERGVCLVGPHRDDLALRLGDQPVKGFASHGESWSLAVALRLAAYELLRADGSEPVLLLDDVFAELDAMRRRALATVAESAEQVLVTAAVLEDIPAGWDARRVHIELRDGETGPVSVVQP; encoded by the coding sequence GTGTACGTCCGTCAGTTGGGGCTGCGCGACTTCCGGTCCTGGGAATGCGCAGACCTGGAGTTGCATCCAGGGCGGACGGTCTTTGTCGGTCCCAACGGGTTCGGAAAAACGAATCTCGTTGAGGCACTGTGGTATTCGACGACACTTGGCTCACACCGGGTGGGCACCGATGTACCGTTGATCCGGGTGGGCGCTGACCGTGCGGTGATCTCGACGATTGTCGTGAACGATGGCAGGGAATGCGCCATCGATCTGGAGATCGCAGCGGGGCGGGCCAACAAGGCGCGGTTGAATCGGTCGCCCGTCCGAAGCACACGCGAAGTGGTCGGAGTCCTCCGTGCGGTGTTGTTTGCGCCGGAGGATCTGGGGCTGGTTCGGGGGGATCCCGCCGAACGGCGGCGCTACCTGGATGACCTGGCAGTTGTCCGTAGACCCGCTATCGCTGCGGTACGGGCCGACTATGACCGGGTGTTGCGGCAGCGGACGGCGCTGTTGAAGTCGGCGGCCGGTGCGCGGTACCGGGGTGATCGGGGTGTGTTGGACACCCTCGACGTCTGGGACGGCCGGTTGGCGGAACATGGTGCGGAATTGATGGCTGCTCGCATCGAGTTGGTGAACCAGTTGGCCCCGGAGGTGGAGAAGGCATATCAGCTGCTAGCACCGGAGTCGCGGCCGGCGTCGATCGGCTACCGCGCCAGCATGGATGCAACGGGTCATATGGGTGTTGACCGGGAATCTCTGGAAACGGGGTTGTTGGCCGCGCTAACGGCGCGCCGGGACGCCGAACTTGAGCGTGGGGTCTGCCTGGTTGGTCCGCACCGTGATGACCTGGCGTTGCGACTCGGCGACCAGCCCGTCAAAGGTTTTGCCAGCCATGGGGAATCGTGGTCCCTGGCGGTGGCACTGAGGTTGGCGGCCTATGAATTGCTGCGGGCGGACGGCAGCGAGCCGGTGTTGTTGCTCGACGACGTGTTCGCCGAACTGGATGCCATGCGCCGTCGAGCCTTGGCGACGGTCGCCGAGTCCGCGGAGCAGGTGTTGGTGACCGCGGCGGTGCTGGAGGACATCCCCGCGGGCTGGGACGCTAGGCGGGTGCATATCGAGCTGCGCGACGGCGAGACCGGACCGGTGTCGGTGGTACAGCCATGA
- a CDS encoding DUF721 family protein produces MTDAADRPEGRGERSGEPPGVDLVRRTLEEARAAARARGQDAGRARAALPAPRRVAGQRRSWSGPGPDVRDPQPLGRLARELAKKRGWSLHVAEGMVLGQWSSVVGEQIAEHATPTALNDGVLSVTAESTAWATQLRIMQAQLLAKIAAAVGNGVVRSLKIAGPAAPSWRKGPRHIAGRGPRDTYG; encoded by the coding sequence ATGACGGATGCAGCCGACCGGCCCGAGGGTCGAGGTGAGCGATCCGGCGAGCCACCGGGTGTTGACTTGGTCAGGCGCACCCTGGAAGAGGCTCGTGCTGCCGCCCGCGCGCGGGGACAGGACGCCGGTCGCGCTCGGGCGGCGCTCCCCGCACCGCGCCGCGTCGCCGGACAGCGGCGAAGCTGGTCGGGCCCGGGACCCGATGTTCGTGATCCGCAACCGCTGGGCCGGCTGGCGCGTGAGCTGGCAAAGAAACGCGGGTGGTCCCTCCACGTCGCCGAGGGCATGGTGCTCGGTCAGTGGTCGTCGGTGGTCGGCGAGCAGATCGCCGAACATGCGACCCCAACGGCCCTGAATGACGGGGTGCTCAGCGTGACCGCCGAATCGACGGCGTGGGCCACGCAGTTGCGGATCATGCAAGCCCAACTGCTGGCTAAGATCGCGGCCGCGGTTGGCAACGGTGTGGTGCGATCGCTGAAGATTGCTGGTCCGGCGGCACCATCCTGGCGCAAGGGGCCGCGTCACATCGCCGGCCGGGGGCCACGCGACACCTATGGGTAG